The following coding sequences lie in one Maribacter forsetii DSM 18668 genomic window:
- a CDS encoding universal stress protein, producing the protein MKQILLPTDFSENADHAISYALNIFKCERTHFYFIHAYADEVYGPYHNVDKDTFVKQKNSIAEESENKLQKLVADTQTKTHNPLHKYEAISSFESLVDAVNNFTDKKNIDLVIMGTKGKTANSKISFGSNTVQVFKYVKCPVLAVPDQYSYNQPKKILFPSNYMLPYKRRELKLLDIMAGEFKAEVISLYISDFEDLSLRQLDNKKFLEESLPHARLSFTRTGVKNRANAITEYIKEHDIDLLVMVNSRHSFLEDLLYQSTIDEIGLSSTTPFMVMQNLPR; encoded by the coding sequence ATGAAACAAATATTATTACCTACCGATTTTTCTGAAAATGCCGATCATGCCATTTCGTATGCCTTAAATATATTCAAATGTGAACGTACCCATTTTTACTTCATTCATGCTTATGCAGATGAAGTATATGGACCTTATCATAATGTAGACAAGGATACATTCGTCAAACAAAAAAATAGTATTGCCGAGGAATCTGAGAATAAATTACAAAAGCTTGTTGCGGATACGCAAACAAAAACACATAACCCATTGCATAAATATGAGGCAATTTCTTCTTTTGAATCTTTGGTGGATGCTGTAAACAACTTCACCGATAAAAAGAACATAGACTTGGTAATTATGGGAACCAAGGGTAAAACTGCCAACTCTAAAATCTCCTTTGGCAGTAATACCGTGCAAGTATTTAAGTATGTGAAATGTCCGGTTTTGGCTGTACCTGATCAATATAGTTACAACCAACCTAAGAAAATACTGTTTCCAAGTAACTATATGCTTCCTTATAAACGTCGAGAATTAAAACTGTTGGATATTATGGCAGGAGAATTCAAAGCAGAAGTTATTAGTTTATACATCTCTGACTTTGAAGATTTAAGTCTTAGACAACTAGATAACAAAAAATTCTTAGAAGAATCTTTACCCCATGCTAGATTATCATTTACAAGAACGGGTGTCAAGAACAGGGCAAATGCGATTACCGAATATATAAAAGAGCATGATATAGATTTACTGGTAATGGTAAACTCAAGACATTCTTTTTTAGAAGATTTACTCTACCAATCCACAATTGATGAAATTGGTCTTTCCTCTACTACTCCGTTTATGGTAATGCAAAATCTACCTCGTTAA
- a CDS encoding VIT and vWA domain-containing protein — protein MKLLYTFLLCCTIFTGFSQDNDSPYLLVSTEDAVIPLKSSKTEVEISGTIAHVRVTQIYQNKGAGAVEAKYIFPLSTQAAVHKMQMTIGNRIVNAKIFEKQEAQKVYETALSEGKRAAKLDQDRPNVFKMNVGNIMPGDEIAMDIYYTEILVPVNGEYQFVAPGVVGPRFTGESTENEESYNMPYTTKGIADSFDFDMTVTLNAGMIIQNINSTSHKVTVRHPDAKTAEVFLSEGNKNPSNRDFILNYNLRGNQIQTGLLMYEGEDENFFTYQMEPSKNVELEDIPSREYLFIVDVSGSMNGYPLEVSRQLMRNLLCNLRMSDTFNVQLFASSSTVFSPTPVESTEQNIEAAIRFLSDGQGGGGTQLLSALHEAYKLPRKDMGSARSMVIITDGYVSVEKEAFELISSNLDKANVFTFGIGSSVNRYLIEGMAKVSNSESFIATTSEEAAEVAKDFAKYIATPLLTRVKVEAKGFEMYDLAQKSIPDVFAARPVVIHGKYRGKAEGKIIVTGYQGKKRFREVYNVSDGQLSKQNKALRYLWARKKIGELDDYSNLFNEDVKAEVIELGLKYNLLTNYTSFVAVDEAIVNEDGTLTKVKQPLPMPNNVNNSAVGAEAEVKESSKFKRTFTIDFENEIEKNVKRQLTMEFKVMYTKLITEYLKKYESLRIKFNAQGKVIRVEKLENGSWTIDKTIQLELEKISLQSVKKEMTVTLKK, from the coding sequence ATGAAACTACTTTACACCTTTTTACTGTGTTGCACCATCTTCACAGGCTTTTCTCAAGATAATGACAGTCCGTATTTATTGGTATCTACAGAAGATGCGGTTATTCCTTTAAAATCTTCAAAAACAGAAGTTGAAATATCTGGTACTATTGCTCATGTTCGGGTAACACAGATATATCAAAATAAGGGAGCAGGGGCAGTAGAAGCAAAATATATATTTCCGCTTTCTACACAGGCAGCGGTTCATAAAATGCAGATGACTATTGGCAATAGAATTGTCAATGCCAAAATATTTGAAAAGCAAGAAGCCCAAAAAGTATATGAAACTGCTTTAAGCGAAGGCAAGCGAGCAGCGAAACTAGATCAAGACAGACCCAACGTGTTTAAAATGAATGTGGGTAATATTATGCCTGGCGATGAAATTGCCATGGATATCTATTACACAGAAATATTGGTGCCTGTAAATGGGGAATATCAATTTGTAGCACCAGGTGTTGTGGGTCCAAGGTTTACTGGTGAGAGCACTGAAAATGAAGAGAGCTATAATATGCCATACACGACAAAGGGTATTGCAGATAGTTTTGATTTTGATATGACGGTAACCTTAAATGCGGGTATGATCATTCAGAATATAAACAGTACAAGTCATAAAGTAACTGTAAGGCATCCTGATGCAAAAACAGCTGAAGTCTTTTTATCCGAAGGGAATAAGAATCCGTCGAACAGAGATTTTATCTTGAATTATAACCTAAGAGGTAACCAGATACAAACGGGATTGTTGATGTATGAGGGGGAAGATGAGAACTTTTTTACCTATCAAATGGAGCCAAGTAAAAATGTGGAGTTAGAAGATATTCCGTCACGTGAGTACTTATTTATTGTAGACGTATCAGGTTCTATGAACGGATACCCTTTAGAAGTATCAAGACAATTAATGCGAAACCTACTTTGCAATTTACGAATGAGCGATACCTTCAATGTTCAGTTATTCGCATCTAGTTCAACTGTTTTTAGCCCCACACCGGTAGAATCGACCGAGCAGAATATTGAAGCAGCCATTCGTTTTTTATCCGATGGTCAAGGCGGTGGAGGCACCCAATTATTAAGTGCACTACACGAGGCATATAAACTACCAAGAAAAGATATGGGTAGTGCCCGTTCTATGGTCATTATTACAGACGGCTACGTAAGTGTAGAAAAAGAAGCTTTTGAGCTGATCAGCTCAAATCTAGATAAAGCCAATGTATTTACATTCGGTATCGGTTCTAGCGTCAATAGGTATTTAATAGAAGGTATGGCAAAGGTTTCTAATAGTGAATCCTTTATTGCAACGACATCTGAAGAAGCGGCAGAAGTAGCCAAAGACTTTGCGAAATATATTGCTACACCATTATTGACGAGAGTAAAAGTAGAGGCAAAAGGCTTTGAAATGTATGACCTAGCCCAAAAGAGTATACCAGATGTTTTTGCGGCAAGACCAGTTGTTATCCATGGAAAATATAGGGGCAAGGCAGAAGGGAAAATTATAGTTACCGGTTACCAAGGCAAGAAGCGATTTAGAGAAGTATATAATGTATCTGACGGACAATTAAGTAAGCAGAACAAAGCATTACGTTACTTATGGGCAAGAAAGAAAATAGGGGAGTTAGATGATTACAGCAACTTATTTAATGAAGACGTAAAAGCAGAAGTAATTGAATTGGGATTAAAATACAATTTGCTAACCAACTACACATCTTTTGTAGCGGTAGATGAAGCCATTGTAAATGAAGACGGCACATTGACCAAAGTGAAGCAACCGTTGCCAATGCCTAATAATGTAAATAATTCAGCCGTTGGTGCAGAAGCAGAGGTAAAAGAGAGTAGCAAATTCAAACGTACCTTTACCATAGATTTTGAAAACGAAATAGAGAAGAATGTAAAAAGACAATTGACGATGGAGTTCAAAGTGATGTATACCAAACTAATAACTGAGTACTTAAAAAAGTATGAAAGTTTACGCATAAAATTCAATGCACAAGGCAAGGTTATACGTGTGGAGAAATTAGAAAATGGTAGCTGGACGATAGATAAAACCATACAATTAGAATTGGAGAAAATCAGTTTACAATCCGTTAAAAAAGAAATGACCGTAACTCTGAAAAAATAG
- a CDS encoding DUF2062 domain-containing protein: MNFIKKTWNKFKELFKQGLTPKQLSLSITVAIVVSLFPIFGISTIVLTALAVRYKLNLPIMIALSYVVEPIKALLFIPFINIGETLFGTAHTLLTFEAIKASYDLSFWNTLSSLSYELLCGFVGWGLTILPASIFFYFLLKEMLKFFVKDYKSTK; encoded by the coding sequence ATGAATTTTATTAAAAAAACTTGGAATAAGTTCAAAGAACTTTTTAAACAAGGGCTTACTCCTAAGCAATTGTCATTAAGTATTACTGTCGCAATAGTTGTTTCTCTGTTTCCTATTTTTGGTATTTCAACAATAGTTCTTACTGCACTTGCTGTCAGGTACAAATTAAATCTACCCATAATGATTGCATTGAGCTATGTTGTGGAGCCTATTAAGGCACTTCTTTTTATTCCTTTTATCAATATCGGCGAAACACTTTTTGGAACGGCACATACCCTATTAACTTTTGAGGCTATAAAAGCAAGTTATGACCTTAGTTTTTGGAATACGCTAAGTTCACTTTCATATGAATTACTCTGTGGTTTTGTAGGTTGGGGCTTAACTATTTTACCCGCTTCAATATTTTTTTACTTTTTATTGAAAGAAATGTTAAAATTTTTCGTCAAAGATTATAAATCAACCAAATGA
- the cls gene encoding cardiolipin synthase, with product MWTSIFIGIYIVVALSIVFSILLYGAKPTKSLAWLLTIFALPVGGIFLYLLLGRNRRRYKLIQNKKDLFKRLPKPNPEQKNVFEGKYGKLMTLSYKNSHFPPTSDNDLKILKDGRTTFETIFDALEGAKVRIHIQYYIYEDGDLANRLLTLFEEKIAQGVSVRMIYDGIGSFSLSKKYLKKLIEIGVEVYSFLPFKFGRYFYSLNFRNHRKIIVVDGEIAFTGGINVSDKYLKGQVGLGKWHDMHLRLIGLAAMQLDQVFMTDWYLVSTKLLEPINLPLPDEPDANSNELVQIVAGGPDDDFPVLEQTYFSMINMVKNYIYITNPYIIPGQALVRALQTAALSGVDVRLLVSEKADNQVVSWSVHSYFELFLKAGIKIYLFPDGFLHSKIMVSDDAISSIGTANLDDRSFEQNYEVNAIMYHKQIAKQLKEDFLKDCLISNELIYDEFIKRPWSKKLKEGVGKVLSPLF from the coding sequence ATGTGGACTTCAATTTTTATTGGTATTTATATTGTAGTAGCATTGTCTATTGTATTTTCGATATTGTTGTATGGTGCAAAGCCTACAAAAAGTCTAGCTTGGCTTTTAACCATTTTTGCACTACCTGTGGGTGGTATTTTCCTTTATTTATTATTGGGTAGAAATCGAAGAAGGTATAAGCTTATTCAGAATAAAAAAGACTTGTTCAAAAGATTACCTAAGCCAAATCCGGAACAGAAAAATGTATTTGAGGGTAAGTATGGTAAATTGATGACACTTAGTTATAAGAATTCTCATTTTCCGCCAACTTCAGATAATGATTTAAAAATATTGAAAGACGGCAGAACAACTTTTGAAACAATATTTGATGCATTAGAAGGAGCAAAAGTCAGAATACATATTCAATATTACATTTATGAAGACGGAGATCTAGCTAATAGACTTTTGACATTATTTGAAGAAAAGATAGCTCAAGGTGTATCGGTAAGAATGATTTATGATGGCATTGGCAGTTTCTCTTTAAGTAAAAAATACCTTAAGAAACTTATAGAAATTGGTGTAGAAGTATATTCTTTTTTACCGTTTAAATTTGGCAGGTACTTTTATTCATTGAATTTTAGAAACCATCGAAAAATAATCGTTGTAGATGGTGAAATTGCATTTACCGGTGGTATTAATGTTTCCGATAAATATTTAAAAGGTCAGGTTGGTCTTGGTAAATGGCATGATATGCATTTAAGACTTATAGGACTTGCAGCCATGCAATTAGATCAAGTATTTATGACAGACTGGTATTTGGTAAGTACAAAATTATTAGAACCTATAAATCTACCTCTGCCTGATGAACCAGATGCTAATTCTAATGAATTGGTACAAATTGTTGCCGGTGGTCCAGATGATGATTTTCCTGTGTTAGAGCAGACTTATTTTTCTATGATAAATATGGTCAAGAACTATATTTATATTACCAACCCATATATTATACCAGGGCAGGCATTGGTCAGGGCATTGCAAACTGCGGCATTAAGTGGGGTAGATGTTAGGCTGCTAGTTTCTGAAAAGGCAGATAACCAGGTGGTAAGTTGGTCTGTACATTCTTATTTTGAGTTGTTTTTAAAAGCAGGTATTAAGATATATCTTTTCCCCGACGGCTTTCTACATAGTAAAATAATGGTGAGTGACGATGCCATATCTTCTATAGGTACGGCAAATTTAGATGACCGAAGCTTTGAGCAAAATTATGAGGTAAATGCAATTATGTATCACAAACAAATTGCCAAACAATTGAAAGAAGATTTTCTAAAGGATTGTCTTATCAGTAATGAATTAATCTATGATGAATTTATCAAAAGACCTTGGAGCAAAAAGCTCAAAGAAGGTGTAGGTAAAGTACTGAGTCCGTTGTTCTAG
- a CDS encoding universal stress protein — MKTKNILVATDFSNEAYNALFYATQIFASTACTFHIVHAYDDIVLSAKNALFTGKKEMEHLQNQSQENLTKTVHKIVLDTGNEIHKFNTISSNGSLASVISKTIDTHDIDLVVMGNKGKTGAKELFMGSNTIQIANTITTCPILAIPREIAFKPIEEIAFVTDYKKGCTKISISMLLDISSISDASVVVLHINEEEVMTSKQVSNQKLLDTCLLKTPHSYDEIWNYADKANVIQDFIAEREINMLAMAYHRRKFFERFLHEPVIMDLSIYATIPFLILPVQD, encoded by the coding sequence ATGAAAACCAAAAACATTCTTGTAGCAACAGATTTTTCTAATGAAGCCTATAACGCGCTTTTTTATGCTACCCAAATTTTTGCGTCGACAGCATGCACATTTCATATAGTTCATGCCTATGATGATATTGTTTTGAGTGCAAAAAATGCACTATTTACAGGTAAAAAAGAGATGGAGCATTTACAAAACCAATCTCAAGAAAACTTGACGAAAACAGTACATAAAATTGTACTTGACACCGGTAATGAAATACACAAATTCAACACTATTTCTAGTAATGGTAGTCTTGCCAGTGTAATATCCAAAACGATAGATACTCATGATATTGATTTGGTAGTTATGGGTAACAAAGGTAAAACGGGCGCCAAAGAATTATTTATGGGCAGCAATACCATTCAAATTGCCAATACTATTACTACATGTCCCATTCTCGCCATACCTAGAGAAATTGCATTTAAACCTATTGAAGAAATCGCTTTTGTTACCGATTATAAAAAAGGATGTACTAAAATTTCTATTTCTATGCTGTTAGATATCTCGTCAATTTCAGATGCTTCAGTTGTGGTTCTGCATATTAATGAAGAGGAAGTAATGACTTCTAAACAGGTATCCAATCAAAAACTATTAGATACCTGCTTATTAAAAACACCGCACAGCTATGATGAGATTTGGAACTATGCCGATAAGGCAAATGTTATTCAAGATTTCATAGCTGAAAGAGAGATAAATATGTTGGCAATGGCGTATCATAGAAGAAAATTCTTTGAACGTTTTTTACATGAGCCCGTAATTATGGATTTAAGTATCTATGCCACTATTCCGTTTCTAATTCTACCGGTACAAGACTGA
- a CDS encoding SH3 domain-containing protein, with product MKNLKKSALFLCLFAFVNMFAQSIEQVEFEVMDKDIPAEELTYEYLLAHKVFLREKPSVRSKKVTLLDIGTKMVLWEKSMYSKEIDGINSHWYRVTTGNETGWVWGGMIAQKSFGSIADNQVKFVYGYESSAKNESGITEVKYQLRAFKNGQQLDKMVLDSLAAIPVHIENHGSLGLFNVEDVITVDLADKDTGYQVGKSYLFWNNGRFKKVADLIDYADTNYLKTESFVFPSDMQGVKSTILLKTTITKNIKTLDDALAQNNVEFITTSFVWNGSKLTEKEQVREVKDDAVVSIDF from the coding sequence ATGAAAAACTTAAAGAAAAGTGCCTTATTCCTATGCTTATTTGCATTTGTAAACATGTTCGCCCAAAGTATAGAACAAGTAGAATTTGAAGTGATGGATAAAGATATTCCTGCAGAAGAATTAACATATGAGTATTTATTGGCTCACAAAGTATTTCTTCGTGAAAAGCCATCTGTTAGAAGTAAAAAAGTAACACTTCTAGATATTGGAACTAAAATGGTACTGTGGGAAAAAAGCATGTACTCTAAAGAAATAGATGGCATCAATAGCCACTGGTACCGAGTAACCACAGGCAATGAAACCGGATGGGTTTGGGGAGGTATGATCGCTCAAAAATCCTTTGGGAGTATTGCAGACAACCAAGTGAAGTTTGTGTATGGTTATGAAAGTAGTGCCAAAAACGAATCAGGTATTACAGAAGTAAAATACCAGTTACGTGCCTTTAAAAACGGACAACAATTAGACAAAATGGTGTTAGATAGTTTGGCTGCGATTCCGGTTCATATTGAAAACCACGGTAGTTTAGGTTTGTTCAATGTTGAAGATGTAATCACAGTAGATTTAGCTGATAAAGACACAGGTTACCAAGTAGGTAAAAGTTACCTGTTTTGGAATAATGGTAGATTCAAGAAAGTGGCGGATTTAATAGATTATGCAGACACCAATTACTTAAAGACCGAGTCTTTTGTTTTTCCGTCGGATATGCAAGGTGTAAAGAGTACTATTTTGTTGAAAACGACCATTACAAAAAACATCAAAACACTTGATGATGCATTAGCTCAAAACAACGTAGAATTCATTACAACTTCGTTTGTGTGGAACGGCTCTAAGTTGACAGAAAAAGAACAAGTTCGTGAGGTTAAGGATGATGCTGTAGTTAGTATAGACTTTTAA
- a CDS encoding universal stress protein — protein sequence MIKILIPTDFSKNSLTAIRYALKLYKDINCTFYLLNSYMPPVYHTEYLMGSPAQIGLGDIVQQNSQDNLENLKEKLQKEFKNPLHTFITHSALNVLSSEVTRTVEAEGIDIVVMGTQGATGAKEILLGTNTVHVIKNSKCPVLVIPSKYEYEAPTQILFPNDFEVSLDKKSLAQLLKITNYHVSQVNVMHVDTGDVLTPTQENNKKQLSKVLSESGFFHEVKCNEIIAAINEFQIKQKINLLVMVQNKHTFLERLFIEPVIKKIGFHVTVPFLVIPQ from the coding sequence ATGATTAAAATCCTAATTCCTACAGATTTCTCTAAAAATTCTTTAACGGCTATACGTTATGCCCTTAAATTATATAAAGACATAAATTGTACTTTTTATCTTTTAAATAGTTACATGCCTCCAGTATACCATACCGAATATTTAATGGGTAGCCCAGCGCAAATAGGTCTTGGAGATATCGTACAACAAAACTCGCAGGATAATCTTGAGAACCTTAAAGAAAAATTACAAAAAGAGTTTAAAAATCCTTTACATACTTTCATTACTCATTCTGCGCTAAACGTGCTTTCTAGTGAAGTTACCAGAACGGTGGAAGCTGAGGGTATAGATATTGTTGTAATGGGAACTCAGGGCGCTACAGGTGCCAAAGAAATTTTGTTAGGTACCAATACGGTGCACGTTATCAAAAATTCTAAATGTCCAGTTTTGGTCATTCCATCAAAATATGAATACGAAGCACCTACGCAAATACTTTTCCCAAATGATTTTGAAGTGTCATTAGATAAAAAAAGTTTGGCACAATTATTAAAGATCACCAATTATCACGTATCGCAGGTAAATGTAATGCATGTTGATACTGGGGATGTTCTTACTCCTACTCAGGAAAATAATAAAAAACAATTGAGTAAAGTATTATCTGAAAGCGGATTTTTTCATGAAGTTAAATGTAATGAGATTATTGCGGCTATAAATGAATTTCAGATAAAGCAAAAAATAAACTTATTAGTCATGGTACAAAACAAGCATACCTTTTTAGAACGTTTGTTTATTGAGCCTGTAATCAAGAAAATAGGCTTTCATGTAACAGTGCCATTTTTAGTAATTCCACAATAA
- the upp gene encoding uracil phosphoribosyltransferase, translating into MTIHNLGDQNSVLNQFISEIRDIQVQKDPMRFRRNIERIGEVLGYEFSKELSYNPKNIETPLGSKSMYLSKDQVVICSILRAGLPLHQGLLNYFDAAENAFISAYRKHENNEDDFEVVVDYFAAPSLEGKVLVLTDPMLATGRTLENVLKGLKDHGTPKQIHIVSVIGSKAGIDYIKNIFPESTHLWIAAVDPELNARGYIIPGIGDAGDLAYGSKM; encoded by the coding sequence ATGACCATTCATAATTTAGGAGACCAAAATTCAGTTCTTAATCAGTTTATTTCAGAAATACGCGATATACAGGTTCAAAAAGACCCTATGAGATTTCGTAGAAATATAGAAAGAATAGGAGAGGTGCTAGGTTATGAGTTTAGTAAAGAACTATCTTATAATCCTAAAAATATAGAAACTCCATTAGGTAGTAAATCTATGTATTTAAGTAAAGATCAAGTAGTTATATGCTCTATCTTAAGAGCGGGTTTGCCATTGCATCAAGGGCTTTTAAATTATTTTGATGCGGCTGAAAATGCATTTATATCTGCCTATCGTAAACATGAAAACAACGAAGATGATTTTGAAGTCGTGGTAGATTATTTTGCTGCACCTTCTTTAGAAGGTAAGGTTCTTGTACTTACAGATCCTATGTTAGCAACAGGCAGAACCCTAGAAAATGTATTAAAGGGTTTAAAAGATCATGGAACACCAAAACAAATTCATATTGTATCGGTAATTGGGTCTAAGGCAGGTATAGATTATATAAAAAACATTTTCCCGGAAAGTACACATTTATGGATTGCTGCTGTAGATCCAGAATTGAATGCACGTGGCTACATTATACCGGGCATAGGAGATGCCGGTGATTTGGCATATGGATCTAAAATGTAA
- a CDS encoding pyridoxamine 5'-phosphate oxidase family protein, translating into MRRNLDEKECAALLKQNYIGRLAYISGGCPHIVPITYFYDSDTNTLTSYSSEGHKIQEMRKNPSVCLSIDNITSISNWKSVLVQGTFEELSRIDAKHMLHEFSEGVKEVISENYGKNPKYISEFSAKIDTEVAPIIFRININQLIGKLRNKN; encoded by the coding sequence ATGAGAAGGAATTTAGATGAAAAGGAATGTGCAGCATTACTAAAACAAAACTACATTGGTAGACTGGCCTATATTTCTGGTGGATGCCCACATATTGTACCTATCACCTATTTCTACGATTCAGATACCAATACCTTAACAAGCTATTCTTCTGAAGGTCATAAGATTCAAGAAATGAGAAAAAACCCATCTGTGTGTTTATCTATAGATAACATTACTTCTATTTCTAATTGGAAATCTGTGTTGGTTCAAGGCACTTTTGAAGAACTTTCGCGTATTGATGCTAAGCATATGCTACATGAATTCTCTGAAGGCGTTAAAGAAGTAATATCAGAGAATTACGGTAAAAACCCTAAATATATAAGTGAGTTTTCTGCAAAAATAGACACTGAAGTTGCTCCTATAATTTTTAGAATCAACATCAACCAGTTAATCGGAAAACTAAGAAACAAAAATTGA
- a CDS encoding DUF6796 family protein, with protein MSTNKTIQFLGYLGLIGSILVGMGEYLLHYSTNILGHSENYEFFAFVDLEHMTLGHFLAVIGLPFYFAGYIHIYLMLRSGNETLARLVLAIGLIAFAVGGIWIGSRSSIGNIVHLKDSMNPEVYKDLLAHYTNHMEVLVQALRVIVALLSVVFIVAILKGGTYYKKWMAFFSPIVILIAVALVGLAIPSIGQHTLPILMNITHFILFSLSLYQLHILIKPLHND; from the coding sequence ATGAGTACAAACAAAACTATTCAGTTTCTAGGGTATCTAGGATTAATCGGATCAATTCTAGTAGGTATGGGAGAATATTTACTCCACTACTCTACTAATATTTTAGGTCATTCAGAGAATTATGAATTCTTTGCCTTTGTAGACCTAGAGCATATGACTTTAGGGCACTTTTTAGCGGTCATTGGTCTACCTTTTTATTTTGCTGGGTACATTCATATATATCTAATGTTAAGATCAGGTAATGAAACATTAGCTAGATTGGTACTCGCCATTGGCCTTATTGCCTTTGCCGTTGGAGGCATATGGATTGGGTCTCGCTCTTCTATAGGTAACATTGTTCATCTTAAAGATTCCATGAACCCAGAAGTTTATAAAGATCTACTAGCGCATTATACAAATCATATGGAAGTATTAGTGCAAGCACTAAGGGTTATAGTTGCACTGCTATCTGTTGTTTTCATTGTTGCCATACTTAAAGGCGGTACGTACTATAAAAAATGGATGGCATTTTTCAGTCCAATTGTTATCTTAATTGCTGTGGCACTTGTTGGTTTAGCAATCCCGTCTATTGGTCAGCATACCTTACCAATTCTTATGAACATTACTCATTTTATACTTTTCAGCTTATCGCTATACCAACTACATATTCTTATAAAACCTTTACATAATGATTAA